Part of the Triplophysa dalaica isolate WHDGS20190420 chromosome 23, ASM1584641v1, whole genome shotgun sequence genome is shown below.
CGACAGTTGTCCGTGAGGGGCAGCCGGCTGTCTTTTACtctgttattatttgattaaatgtttaaatgttttccgGTTCCACCGTGTTACAGCGGTGTACTGGGTAGCCGGTTTACtgatatgcatgtaaacacgtgaaaCAGGTTTCTTTTGCATGACATTGCACTCATTGAAACATAAGTCTGAAATTATTCTAACAGTACAGAACTATGAGTCAAATATACCTGTTCCATACACCTCCACCTCACACAGAGACAGATGAGTTGTACGTCCAGGCATGaacacattcacataacgtcccAACATCCCACTACATGAGTAACTGAGGGTGTGACCAGCTTGCAGACCAGAAGTTACagcacatctagagagagagggagagagagagagagaaagagagagaaaatcaacCAATCAAATCAACCAAACAATCGATCAAAAGTGatttcatgaataactttacaCAGGGTTGTTGTTTCCGTTGTTTTCCAGTGAGTTTCCAACACGAATCTCGGCTCCGTTGGCTTGATCCAAATAGCTGGCATGAGTAGTGATGATCACTGTACTGATGTTATAAACATCCAAGAGATCCAACCTCCACCATGGGTTACTTTGATAGGATGTAGCAAAGCAGTATTCAGATCCATATTTTTTACCATCTATGGCATTTTGAGCTAGCCAGGTGAGATGTTTGGATGACTGTGTGACTGTTCCATTCAATGCTAAATTctctaaaaaaacaacattgacaaaaaatattcataacgTATTCCAAAGGGGTGGGAATCTTTTGGAATCTCTCGATTCGATTTTGATCGATTCTTAGGTTCACGATTCGATTAAAAATCGATTCTCGATTCAAAAACAATTCtacaatttaaatcaaatttcgacttgatatatattttttattaatattttattccaGTTTGTGGTTTAATGTTACTTCTTGTTCCTATTTGACTGTAATGGACAGTCCTTAAGAATGAAAAATACTGCTGCACCAAAAACCTGAAATTTATTTTGTCCCCTTTTCTAGCACATTAAACAGtttagtataaaaataaaaaaagactaaatatgTTTCCAAATGCTTGCCCTCACGGAAAGTGGGGCTGGATGTATTATTTGTCTTTCCTCTTCCATGACTAGCACATGCTCTATTTTCCTCTGCACTCTGTGCGCACTCTTATCTGTTCGGGTGGCGCACAAACTCTAGCGGTTGGCTTTCTGCTTTATAGTACGACCACAGCACgtaatttttaaaaaattacataaaaaaaactctCCCACCCCTAGAATTCCATAAGCGATGAttatttcaaacacaaacatgtcattATTAAGCAAGAAAAGAACAATCAGAACCTCATGAACAGAATTAAGCCCTTATTTAACTTTACATTATTTTGGCTATATGTCCAAATGAGCTGTTTTTCAGGGTTTGGGAAAAAATGATTGCCTACTGTGTTGTCAATGTTGACgaacactttttaatatttttgtctgtTAGATATTGGCAAAACCcaatgaaaaacataaatataatcatgatttatggcaaaaaatgaaaatcacaaaatatggagatacaatgTTTCAGAGGCTCATCAGCGATATGAAGAATTGTTTTACCTTCCAAACTTCCCAGAATGGAAGCAAGACCTgttgaaaacattttacataatttcGGGGTGATTATGAGTTAATGAattgtctttcattttaaaatagtagtgtgaaatatttcaatcGTTGTTAACATGATGTGTGTTATATGAGATGATGTGAGCTGAACTCACCAGAAAGTAAAATCAGAACAAGTTTGTCCATGTCACTGTGTAAAGATGATGAAGCAGATCCAGAGATGACTGATGAGAGAGACCAGAAAATAATTGAGTTTCTTAAGGGCGTTATGAGCAAAAACTTCTGTCACACATGAAGATTTGTTGTGGTGTGTCCACCTCTCTTCTATCAATACATCTATACATCCCTCTGGACATTTGACTTTTGCTCTCCACCCTCATGACATCATCGCCGGCAGTTTGatgattttgttttacatgtcaTTGAATCTTTAGAAAAGCACTTTTTTCCTCACCTAAAGCTATTATTTTGGGTCAAATTAACAAATCAAATCAGGTACAAATGCAAAACTGAGAACGTATCTAAAGACCTAACATGTGTCATGAAAATGGGTCATCAGGTCtctgtttggttttgtttactTCTAGCTTTAAGATCGcaagacaaacaaacatgaacttGTTTCACTGAAATACAGTTCGTGGTGTAAAGAAATATTGTACAGCAATATGCTGATATCATATGAGTAAATATAAGTACAGggaatttaaataaacatgagtCCTATGAAACTACCTCAGAATGACCCGTCTGTGAGTCAGCGGCCTTCTCAATactgaatgatgtttgtttgatGATCTCTCTTGAGTAAAGATTCAATTATTCAGTCTGACACTGATTATAATAACAAGAGTTTCCATAATCaacaaaaaatagtttttatgccCCGTTCAGACCCCCGCGACAAAGTGAAgtaattcatttcaatggagagtCGGCGTCAATGACCATTGGCCACAGTAAGTGGGGGTGTCTAGAGACTCCACAAAGTTGAGATTTACTTAATGAATGATGAGCGACTTTCGGGAGCGACTACCAATAGGAGTACAGAAGCGGAGCTCACGTCATCCGTCTCTCGTCAGTTACCGCagggtttgtttatatttctagGACAACCAAAGCAATGAACGCCTATTAACAACCAGTGTAATAAGAGAACACATCTTTATACAACAGGTCAAAAGCATTAGATGTTCTGAACATATGCATCTCTGTAGAGACTTGACTGGAAGTAATGGACACTGGTctcagggttgccagatctatGTTACATAACCAGTCAAATGACCAAACAAAACTAACCCAAATTACCGAAACCAGGAGTCTTTTGAGTGGCCATATTGATGTTTGTCCAAACAAGCATTTACTGGGCGGGAACATTTCttagaaaaatgtgtgtaactatttttttacagatttgttcCACAGAATGGTAAAAACCTGTAAGCTAGCGATGAAAAACTAATTGAAGCGATCTCATTTTAGATATTTGTGATCAGTTTGATACGCACtggattttaaatgacattcagAGTAATGTGAGATGATGACAGTATGATGACTCTTTGTTCTTCATCATTTAAATGGTCAATAAAGATAAAGGACGAGTGATATATCGAAATGATTGAGTCATCTGGTGCACAGCATAATAAAAGACATGATCAGTATGTAAAGATAAATGAAACGATATGCATTGTGtcatacaaacacaaatgacCTGATTCtctctgttttgtttagttCTGTTTTGCTTAGGACTCATTTGTTAAGAAGATCAATTCCAATTTATGTGAGACAAAAAACATCAGTgcttattttcattattttttatcactCATGTGAAACAGCTTAAACATGAATCTTTTCAGTGTTCTTCATAAGGATAACACCATTAAGAGCTCGAAAATTACTTATAGAGATCCCAGATCAGACAAGGAAACCCATtctcataataaaaacaacctgATAAAAACTGGGTTGGGTTCATGTAAAAAACGCAATATTAACACTGGTCAATGCAAAAATGGGCTTTAGTCAGTAAATGAAAGAACGGCTTGCTGATAATTTGGCATCTGCAACTTTAGTTAAGATAGGTGAAAAACAAGCACCTTTATCTGGGATTCGTTTTAAGATTTGTCAAACCGGGCCAATAtgttaaaagcattaaaaaggaTAAATTGTGCCTCACTGTTTGTGTACGCGAGGTTAAgagattcaaataaaaaaaatgcaaatcagaTGGAGCATTTTAACTTTTACCTCAGGGGAAATTTCCTCCCGAGTTTGCATTCAACTAGTTTCGGTTAAGACACACTTGCCCAGCGAACAGTGGCATTTTGCACATCCAATACAATCTCACGGGAAATATGgcataaatacaaataccaACAGGGAACACATTCATTTATCATCTCGAGTGTGATGATGctacaaaaagtaaaatgacattttgtttgCGTGAAACAAAGCATCGTATGAAATATCATTTTCAATAATGAAATGAACCTACAAAGACAAATGGTAAAAACTTTGCCCAGCCCCTTTAGCTGAGCCGGCCAGCAGACTCAGAGCCATGTCAGGTGTTATCACAAAAGCACCCCACATCATCATCAGGACATGAACTTAACTCCAGTGATGAGGGAGACATTTAAATATCTTGTCCAAGAAAATGTTCAACTAGAAGTGCAGAACTAAAATGTAATTCTCATGTCATATTGAAATTGTTTGTACTAAATAATTATCTAGTAAAATTTGCACATCTTGTAAGTATACAGCATATGTTTCATTTATAACATTCAATAGTGTTTAGATTTTAGTGCAATTTCTTTATGCTAGCATAGCTTTCTTAACAACATAATATCATCATCAAATCTCAAATATACTTTACTAAATGAACATGCCCACCAAAAAAAGGAGTGCAAAATATTTGCATGatttatagatttaaaaaagGCTTTTGACTCCATTTGGAGTCGTTATATAAGATCATTCAGAGAGGTATAGGATGTATGACCTGATCAAAACATGTATAATCATgataaatgtgcattaaaaaagaaaaggactGAATATTTTTCCCAGCAGAGAGAAGTGAGACATGGCTGTTCTTTCAGTCCAACTTTATTTAACACTTTATTAATGATCGACTGAACCATACAGAGCCCAGAACTAAAGTAATATGACACTAAAATTAAGCATTTATTATATGCAGATGACTTAGTAGTAGTTTTGTCTATAGGGTCCCTACGTGGATCTGCTATTGCAGTATTATACTGAAGGTCTGGGAACAAGAGGCCCTATGACTGACAGggaaagcaaccaatcacgtttcgctTTGTGCCGTGTCATGTTTAGAGGTGCGGAAATATCCGCGCAGAAACAGCGTTCAAAAGtgaaaggggtcatatggcacgaatgcATGTTtggtcttttgtgtgttatacTGTAAGATGCCTAtgaatgtattagacacgtaaaattgcaagagttaaaatgtcagaaaaaaaatatgcattctatctaaaagagCGTGCTCATCCAGACCTGACTGAAACGCCTCGTGGTGTAACTACACCCAAAAAATCTaagtcagttcgtggtatgacttgactaaagGGGGTCGCACACCGGACGCGGAACCACCAAGCCGCGCAGCGTAGTgctattgtttgtaaaaattaaCTTATTATTTTCTATGAGTGTACACACACCGGCACCGCCATTCCGTGCATGTCGGTGGCCCGAAAAATACAGCGTTGTAGAACTTTAAATCGTGTATAAACATTACATCACATCTCAAACAAATGctaatattcattttagatCTTCGCATACATTTAATCATTAagtcgatcgtgatgaattccGTTGTAAATAGGACAGCTTATTTTTTAGATCAAatggctttgtgttgtttctgtgGGAAAGTTTTGCATTTCCCTTCATTCCAAAGTGAaatttggtgaactctgacctgcgaattcATATCACGTGATGACGCGTGAGAAATAGTAGATGAAAATGGCTTCGCTAGACCTTTTTAGGTGGAGAAAATTCTAATATTAAACAACCCAATTATGTTCACAATTAAAACTGCAAATACATCTGAATTCATGATGTGATAATAAAAAACACCCAACTTTAttttatcaatgtttttttttggttgctGACCCACACACAGGGATACAAATTTTGCATATTCAATTTAACCGGCCATTTACTTAAAAACTTTTATATTGACAAGTTTTCAGAAAGCACCAGGTTATAAATAGGCTTGCAATTAAAATAATACGGATGAAAAGAAGAATTCATTATGTTCCAAATAATGCACAATATTCAGAATATCAACTGAATAATTTACAACACTTTATTATCACATATTCATACCTTGTAAAGAGCAAGCTGACTGGTTATTTTCCCTGCACTAACTACATAAagatttacataatttaatcCAATACAAGagtcttttttgcattttttacctAGCTTTAaccctttacacacacaaaaaaaggaaaaaatccaTTCATTAGTGTTTCACATTAtgctaataatataaataataatgaatgttttttcatagtattttgtgtgtgtgtgtgtgtgcgtgcatttACTAAACActcttcaaacctgtattaaatgtaaaattctaaatatttattaattctaTATGTCTATGATATCTACTGTaactatatacataatatatacataatgatGAATCTCCCTGGATGTTCTTCATCAGAAAGCATTCTTGGATTTCTTGAGCAGAGGTCCGGAGTCATTGTCTTCACTGCCATCATCACGCAAACCCCGTCGCCTCTTACCGGAGGATGAGTTGGTGCGGGATCCGTGGGGTTCAGAAACGACTGAGCTGGACCGATGGCTGAGACTTTGGCTTGTGGAGGAACACGCCGTAAAAGAGTTCATGGGTTTTCGGGAGTGTGAGAAACCAGACCCCTCGGCTCTGTTCTTAAAACAGTTCACTTCCTGTGTGAGCAAGAACCAGAAAACCGGTTTGAAAAGAAGACAGAGCTTGATGCTTGACAAAAGCCTGATGTACAGTTTCACAATCTTACCTGCCGTAAgaacatgtttacattcaaaTCATCAGGAGACACATGACACTTTGTGCAGCTGGGACAAACATGTTCATCTGAATCCAGCAGACACGTTCGAATACCTGCGACCAAACAATCACATATGTTCTCAAAGGTCAAACAAAACTGAGTGATATTTGCTTGTGTAGAGACTCACACTCATCGCAGAAGCTGTTGCTGCAACAGGGCGTCATCACAGCGTCAGTCATGAGATCTTTGCAGATCTGACACAGCAGAGCATCGGGCACCGGATCTTCATCTGGGGTGGATGTGGAGGACTCACTCCTGGGTAAGAAGGGCGGATCTTCTTTCTTTTGAGTTGCATAAGCCTCACTAAACAGAACAAGCGCACAATTATCAACCGAATGCAAATGTGTGTCAGTGGTGAGGTCTCTACAGTTGTAAACTCACGCGTTGATAATGGGAATGACATGCTTTCCACTGCTGCTCAGCATCACTCCCTTCATGTTGTGGTCATCCACCTCCATTAAGAAGCTGACAGGAATTCCTGCGCTTCTCCGTATGCGCTTACCCCCAATAAATGCTGGATCCTATGACGGCACAAGCAAGGTAGCATTTAAATTCATGGCCAAACGTGCACACAAATCCTGTCCACAGTTTAGTTATGTGTTACCCGTGTCTTTGGGCAGATTCTGATGTGATGCCCAGGTACGCCACAGTTATAGCACACATAGTTTGGTGGAAGGCCTCCAACCAGCTTGAGTGCTTCACTGGTAAGTGATGAGAGTCATGATGGAGAGCACTTGAAAATTCAGCTCACAATGTAAACGTTATTATACTCACTTGGTAGAATAGTAACAGCGGCTGGACTGGAACATGACAGCTTTAATTTTGTCCTCCTCTGATGCCTTTGCCTCAGCCAGATTCTCCGTCtgttcatttacaaataaatgctttatacgCCTTTttctacacaaacatacagtttaCATAGTTTTCATATTGTTTAGTGGATTTCAGTACCTTGAAAAGCTGCTCCAGTGACAATGAAGAACCATTCACTTGCTGTTGAAAGAAGACCAAAGAGATTTATTACCATTAAGAACCCCATCACACCCAGAGATAC
Proteins encoded:
- the LOC130413372 gene encoding E3 ubiquitin-protein ligase RBBP6-like; translation: MPCVHYKFVSKLTHDTVIFEGLHITLGDLKRQIMRREKLKRCDLRISNEQTDEEYTDDSDIIPSNTMVTVRRIPGTGVKSTYNRPANNWSKPSSGSSKAQVNGSSLSLEQLFKTENLAEAKASEEDKIKAVMFQSSRCYYSTNEALKLVGGLPPNYVCYNCGVPGHHIRICPKTRDPAFIGGKRIRRSAGIPVSFLMEVDDHNMKGVMLSSSGKHVIPIINAEAYATQKKEDPPFLPRSESSTSTPDEDPVPDALLCQICKDLMTDAVMTPCCSNSFCDECIRTCLLDSDEHVCPSCTKCHVSPDDLNVNMFLRQEVNCFKNRAEGSGFSHSRKPMNSFTACSSTSQSLSHRSSSVVSEPHGSRTNSSSGKRRRGLRDDGSEDNDSGPLLKKSKNAF